AGGGGTGGTTTGAATGGCTAGTCGGGTCAGTAGGGAGAAACTCCCGAGGTCAGGTCGAAAAAGCTCGGTGGGGCTTTCGTCAAATCAGGCAATCGATGGTTTCCTACTTGATCTATCATTAGCCATGCTTATCTGGTGCTTCTTCTGCTACTAAAGGTATCGATATGTAGTGATTTCTAATGCGCTTCTCTTTCACTTTCACACTGCTTTCACTTTCATGATGATTCTATTGTGCCTCGCACCAACGCGTCATTGTTAAAACGCCTATTCGCTCTGCGATAAAGTCATTGTTTTGAGAGGAACCAGGTCCCCGCAGCCTAGATACTATAGCTACTCAACTTTGCGAACCACTCTCAAGAATCATCTTCGTTTTCCAACCTAGCAGATGTTCATAGTGGTATCATCTCTACTTCAAACCCATGTTTTCATACACAAATCTACAATGTCACCCAAGAAACCCATCAAAGTAACGGCCGAAGCCTGCCCACATCATCATCTCGACCACTCTCGCTCAGGCTACGGCGATGCACACGCTACAACAAACTATGCGCTACTAGTAGAACATGCTGTTCACCTTGGAACCGCCGGTTTAATCGATAAGATAATGGTAGCTGAGTTGACGAAGCCCATCGGAAAAATGCGTGAGCAAGGGATCAAATACAGTCATCGGTATCTCACCGCTCATCCAGACTACACGGGAGAAAACGCCGATATAATACCGAGCATGCAGCTGGCAATGAAGCATCAGAAAGATAGAGACGCGGCGCAGGAAAAGCTGCTTTAGGACTACCTATCATGCGGGGAAAGTTGACATCTCGGGCTGCCGCCTAGATGGGCATGGGAGCGGGATATCATCCTCGAGCAGCAGTGATGTGAGCATGTCAGATCGGAATACGATGGATCGAATGGGTGACATCAGCCTTTCTCACATCGAAGAAGACATGATGAGCGGCACTACCGAGTCAGCTGATCGTTCCTTTGCGGAATCGTCACTTCCCACTCTTCCTAACGAGGCATTTACGACAAGCTCGGGCCATGCTCATCCTTGTGCGGAAAGCACACACTCCGATGGATTCGGTAGTACCCAGCTTACCCCCACATCGTCGCTCAGTTCCCCCGTACAAGGCCGTGCCTTCCCAACCGTCATCCCAATCCCACGGCACCCACCCCTCTGCCTCCCTACGAGCTCCGACCCCACCCTCCCATTAAAATCCAGTCCACCCAGGAGTTCCCAGCTTGTACCAGCCATATCattgtcttcttcttcttcttcttcttcttcttcttcttcttcacgCTCATCTAAGCCGTCTTCTCAGCGCACCCGGAACCGTCATACCCGCCATGTCTCGCCGCTTCAACCTCTTCTGGGCAACCCAAACTACGATGCAGTTGGCTACTACGAGGCCGCAGCTTTGTGCCGCGAGCGCGGGATCCCAAGTGGCGGTAACGTGAAAGAGGTGAGGAATGCGCTTGTTCAGGATGATACAAATGTCAAGTTGGGATTGGCGAGGGCGAAGGCGCCGTCGCATCCAAGGAAGGGCCATAAGACTGTGGTGCCAGGCAACGGGGAGGGGCATTGAGGGGGTGAGGTGGGATCAGGAGATGAGCAAAGAGAATTGTACTGCGTTTGCGCCTGTTTTTGAACATGGCAGCCATGCCGATGGATTGTAGGCGTGATCAACGATGAGGTTCGAGGTACCACAGCTTTGCGGGCGAAATAGCAGAGAAGGCGTGGCAATTGAATGGAATTGCCATATATACACATATCAACAAATTCCAAAAATATACATTAAACTTTCAGATCTTGTTGCGATGCCCGTCATGCATGTACCACAGCATTTTGAGCCGACCGGGATGCAAGAGGGAATGGCGACTGCCATAGTTGCAACCGCTTAGGATATCAAGCCAGATCCTGGAAAGTGATCAGTTGCATTTGCAATACTGGAGATGGCACAACAAGAGAACCAGGATGCAAGAGGGTGGGTACAATGTGAATACAACCCAGTAGAGGGTGTTGAGAATTGACATGAGAGGATGTAGATTGAAGGGATCGGTAGCTACTTCGACCAACTTCCCAACATTGGCATTGGACAATTTACATGAAATTCCACATCATCACCGCTACACCAACCAGTATCTGAAACCACCCCACACCAACTCCATGAGATCTCCCAGCATTATTGCCCGCCAAAGGTCCACTATAACTACCGTTCACTGGACGTGGAGTTCCTAGTCCTACGCCTGCTTCGAGCACAAGGCTGTCAATACCGCCGTCTACTTCTTTTAACGGAGCAACGAGTGCCATCTGACTCCAGCTGAACAGTGTGTTGCGCCCTCCAAATACGAATACTTCAAAGCGGCCTGCAAACTTTTCATCAATCCAGACACGACTGCCGTTCAGTATGTCTGTCTCAATACGCAACATGGCAGGGAGAGTGACGGATACAGGCTCATGCGAGGATGTAGATTGGTTCGTCCAGATACGACCTGGATGTCCGGGGTCGTGTCCATCATCTGAGGATACAGAACGCAAAGGGTATGGGAATCCGTCCGCGGTGGTGAAGATGAGTGTAGTGATGTCGCCGCTGGTGTTGGTGGAGAGCTTACTGAGAGAGAGCGAGGTGTCTGGCCCAGAAAGATTGAATGATGACGATACACTCATGGCCAGTGTATACGGCGGTCCATAAGAGCCCATTTCCAAGATTTGTTTCGAGTTGCCAGAGGATCCCCGTTTCCACGACACGAGTGGCGAGGTTTGCGACGGATTCTGCGCATTCGGTATCCGGCGATCGAGATTTTGTCCAGGGGCTTTGGGTGCCTGAGATGTCCGCGCATTAGCCGCTGATTGAATTACATGCGTTTTCCATGCATACCAAAAGTGCGGTACTATCCGATAGCTCTCCTTCGACGATCTTTTCGCCCCGAGCTCCAGCCCAGGCACGTGCGGCCATGACAGGTATACCTTCGCGCATCGCATAGTAAGCTTCAAGCTGCGTCGTGGCATCTGCACCGTTATCGTTCCAAGCTGCCAAGATAGCACCCTTGTTGCCGATAGCGTTGGGCTGTAGCTGCTCCGTGGTGTTGATGGGATTGTAAACCGAGGGTTCCCATTGCCAGCTTGGTACGTTCGCAAAGTTCACTGTCCGTGTAACATTGTAGAACTGCGGGTATCGAGCTGGTAGGATAGGCATATGATCATTTTTGAGACTCATGTATGCCCACCAATCCTCTGAATTGATTAGATCATAGCCATCATTCTGAAGCTCCACAGGATCCGATTGACCATACTGCCAATGCTGTACGATGACTTCCCTCGAGATGGTGAGGTTTTCAGAAGGTTCATGTGTACCCCATATACGCACTCGCTTCTGCGACGTTGTGTTGACGAAGTCTGCCATCTCGTTCACAAAGTGGATGTAATCATCTGCCAGAGTAGAATCATATTCGTCTGCGCCAATGTGCACTTCTTTTGTCTGAAACCAGGGAAGGAACTCTGACCAGATGGCTTTTACTGTGGGGATCGCGTCCGGATGGCTGAGGTTCAACAAGTCTTTTTTTGCAAGCGCAAGTTCTGGTTTCCATTTCGTAATCGCCAAAGCGTGGCCTGGTGCTTCAATCTCTGGAACGATTGTGACACCTCTTTGTGCGCAATGCCGCTGAAAATCTTCGAAATCGACGCGCGATAGTGTTTCGTTTGGACGTTGAACCAGGCCTCGAAGCTCGGTATTCTTTTCCGGGTACAACGAGAAATGAGAGAATACATCCTGCCACGTCTCATTGTGACCACGATTAAGCGGATAGTTGTCGCTAGAGTGGTAATGAAACTCTGACATCTTGAAGAATGACGCGTAGGAGCAAAGCTCTTTGAGGAAATCCTTGCTGTACCATTTGCGGCCTGCGTCTAGCATGAAACCACGTGTAGCATAGGCAGGCGCATCTACCGTCCGACCGTGTGCCAGAGATCCATTCCCAATCAACAACTGTTGCAGCAAAGTTCGTGTGCCCCAAAACATGCCTCGCGCACCGGTTCCGCCTATGTAAATGCGGCCATCTGTAACTTCGATTTCATATCCTTCTTCTGTCGCAACACCATTCTCGTATGCCAACTGGCTTTCATCACCCCGGAAAGACCCAAGATTGATACCGTCCGACTGAAGGCCATCGACGCGCTCCAACTTCCAGTTTCCACCTAACAGCAATGAAATGTCGGCGCGAAATGTCTCAGCAAATTCATAAGCTGATGGCGGGATGAGAGTCAGGCCATTCGCATCTCTTGTATCCGCAAAAGCGCTGTCAATGTATATCTTCGTGGATAACGTGTTGATCGAGATGTCAGCGCCATTGCTGCTGGTGTTCGATGCTGGCACTGGTGGGAGAGGTTGGAGAGCAACCACGAGCTCAATCAATAATACCAAAACCAAAAACCACATGTTGGACACGGGAGGAGGGAAGACATGATGGCGAGAAACAACCAAGGATGTTTATCGTGATACGACAGCCAAGGCATCCTAGTCGCTGTCAACACTCGCTTCGCCCCGCACCTGCGAGACCGATGTAACCTTTGCACCGACCAAGTAAGCACGGAATACGATAAGGCACATCGGACCTAGTACAAGAGGAGGGAATTGGAAATGGAGATGGCGGTAGCATGATGCCGATGAAAGTTGGTTTAAAGATGCTGCTTGCTATGCGTAGCTTGGGGCGGGCATAAACATGTGGAGTTCAACCCCCGGTCCTAACCAATACAGGATAGCGCGGTCATCTACTCCGAAGCCCTGGAGTTATCACTACGTCTTCGAAACAAAGACAAGTAACTTAAGATTCTTTTGAGCAGCAACCTTTATTTATCTAGGTATATGGCATGATGTGTCGTTGGTATAAGTCGCTGTTTATGTCTACGAGAACATGCATCCCTGAACACCCCTTAGTACGTCTTCAATCCGACATTTCGACACTTGAGCTGACCACAAGGCCCAGCATACCATGCCTGGGAAAAAATCCAAGACTTCTCTCTCCTCCACCAAGCACTCATCATTCCTCATCCTCATTCCCTCTCCCAAACACCTATCACAATCACATCCGACTAAGTCTCTCGCCATCCCCCTCTCCGCCTCCATTCCCATACTCATACCTGGCCCGCACATCCGCTTCCAGACCCCTGATAAATTCCTCAAACTCCGCCAGGAACTTCTGAAAACGCGTAATTTTCTTCTGCATGAAGAACAACTCAGCAACTCCATCAATCACCTTCTGCATGTCATTAAACCCGTTCCTCAGCGGAATAAGCTCATGGTAAGCTGACATATACATCCTATAATAAGAGACATATTGGGTCGTGAGCATGATACAGTGCGTGCGTAATATAATCAGGAGATCGGGCGCGGGCGCAGACGACAAGGACGGTGTAGTTCGTGGATGAATGGAAGTCGAGAAGCTTCGCGCAGCAGGGTTGAAACGCGGCATAGCTATGGTGTGTTGGAGGTGGAGGCGCTTGGGTTGAGCGGCGAACAGGTTTGGACTCTAACGGTATAGATTTGTGACGGTATTTATAGGTAGAGAGATGTGTGTAACGCGATTTGGGGAGTTGCAATCAAATTTCGCCTTATAGTTTGGTGGGTGAGGCGGGAAGTGAGTGTCAATGTGTGCAAACTCGACAGCACGTTGTTGGCGGTGATAGCCTTATGATGTTCAAGACTATTTGTTTGGGGTGGCGACACTAAATAGGCGAACTTGAGAACCATGAGTGAACGAGGGTCCCACTCAGAGATTAGCGTATGCGTTCCATGGCTGCAGCTCTCTACGTTTTATGCCCTTCCCGCACTTGACCTCGATACTTGAAATCACCAGACGTTCTTATGTAATTGTGTGTAGTTTTGCTGAGCTTTTTGTTACTAAGTACTTTGATGAGACACCAATTTGCACAAAAAAACAGAGCGATTACAGCTACAACTCCACCCTGATCCGAGATTGAACACCTCCACCAAACTTGAGACGGCAATTCGAGTGGTGGTAGACCACAAAGTAACTATAATGTTTCATTTGATAACAACCAAAGAACATTTGGACTCAAGGAATAATTGTATTAGTCCTGCTGTTGGATATATCTTTTGGACTTGTCTGAACAAAGTCACTCATCTTGATTAGGAGGGCCTCTTAGAACCCCACATTTGCAGGCTGTTATGGCAACTGActacaacatcgaccaggtACATTGTCACCACCACATCAACTTTGTTCTCAAACAAGAGACCGAAAACTTATGGCAGCGTCAGAGCAACCGATAACTACATTACCAATCGATAGTATGGTTTGAGTTGCCGAGAGAACACAAGCAGATTTATTTTGGAGGAACTTCATGGGGTTAACATTATCATATTGTGTACATGCTGTATATCACTGCGCAACTGAGAAGCTATATCCTAATCTTCATATCAAATAGCTAGATATCCATACCTCTAAACACCAAAACACCTTACGAGTGGTAGCGACTGACAGCTTCCACTGCAATCACCAGAGTGCAGCATCTTTATCGAAGCGTACAAGCTCCTTACCCGCATCTTGAACGTCTTTCCTCGCCTTCATCCGCATGTAGAAGATTGGGCAATCCTTCGAAGCACAGATGACCTCGCAGTGAACACTTCCCTGACAACGCTGGCATTGCGTCCAAAGTCGAGAGAAGCGGACCTCCAGCTCGGACACCTTGCTCAGTGTCTTTGTATATAGCTCTCCGATACGAGGTCTGCAGTTTTCACACACGGCGCCATCCTTTTCGTGTGCGGCGACAAGAGGTTTCTTGCAACCCATGCATGTCGATGTCTTCTTTGCAAATTTCATCAGACCGCCCATGGTGGGTGCGGCAACGGTGATGGAGCGTGTGTGGTCGCCAGTAAGGAGCGAGGCCGCCTTCTTTTCGCCTAGAATGGGCTCGAAAATTCTGCCCAATGGTTTGGCGAGTTGATTGTCGAGATAGTAACGCGTGTCAATGGGCAAGTTGTTCTCGAGAACGTAGAGTGGGTCCTCTGATTTCTCAAAGTTCTTTGCACCGGTGGCGGCCCTAATCATAACATATGCGACACGGTCACCTAGAGCAGGGGCAGAACCCGCGTCACGCTTTTTCATGCGTTCTGCCAGTTCCACGTGTGCCTGCTTGTTGGCATAACCACCCTTGCCGTCCTTGTCTTCTTGTTTCGTGAGGGCTTTGGTGATGACGAGGTTGGACATGTCGACCTTGTTCTGCAGAAGATCCGCGATGGTTTCTTTGACGAACCTGGAAATGTCAGCTTTGATGCAGCTGCTGGGTAGGCTTACTTACGCTTGTGCACCCTCTGGGTCTTGATCGATCAACAACATGCGTAAGGAAGTTTCGATGACCGTTTGCACCAGACGACAATTGTCACGACGGACTGTCTCAATACCCTTGGTGTCCATCTTGTCCCACTTATGGGGATTTGTCCAGTAGAGACCAGCGTATCGCTTCTTGTTGATGAGCAGGTAAGGGAAGTAGACCTTTTCAAACTCCAGCTTAATGGGCTTGAGGAACTTGGACGTCACGTATGTGGCAGCCTCCTCACCCAATTTCATAGCTTCTTCAAGATTTGAGGTACCGAATTTGACCATGACAGAATCTGTGTCACCATAGATGACCTCCGCGTCATGTGTGTACCCGTTGGCAATGTTGTATTTGGCCTCAACCTCAGCCTTGGTCCTTTCGATCATCTGACGACCGAAACTGGTGGTACTACTGGCAATAGCAAGACAGGGTAGCTTACCATTGGTAGCGCCTGTTAAACCGTAGACGGAGTTTGCAGTAACCTTCAGGGCTAATTGACGACCGTTCAGCACAGCCTTCTTGAAAGGGTCGGTCTCAGTCGCCAGCTCTCTCTTGGCTTTCTTACGTGCGCTCAGCACTTCTTCCAGAATTTCTGTCAATAGCCCTTTCCTCGTCTTTGCTGTACAGAACATGTCCCCGTGTGGTGTAACAATGTAGTCTTCgtctttcttcatcttcagcTTCTCCACTGTCTGCTTATCGAGCCAAGTTGTGTAACAAAGGTTGTGAGCTTGCATGATACTGGGGTACAGGGAGGCGAAATCCAGAGTTGCGACAGGGTCCCTGTAATAACCACGTTTAGGCTCAATGACCGTGGCACCTTCATACTGATCATTGCTGTCGCCTTGGTTGGGAAGATCAGGTATGATGAGCTGATGATCGAGGGCTTTTCGGAACAGTTGACTGATGAAGCGGATTTGTTGTCCTCGGGAAAGAATGTAGTTGAAAGGCACACCTGTAACACGAGCCATTTCTGTATAATTGACCAGACACATCAGTTTGTCGAGCAGTCGCTGAGGTAGGTAAGCATCCTTCAAACAGTATACAGCCAGACGCCTCCGTGAGTTGCAGTCGCCGTTGAACAACTCTGTGATCATACTGTGATGTACGTCCTCTTTCTGCTCCTTGAGGAAGTGAGCGCACACTGAGTTGAGCGTATAACTTCGCAGATGATGGTCTCGCTGGATGAGTTGAAGCAGGTCCAGTTGCAGACGACCATTGGTGTTTGTCGTCTTAGTATCTCGGTTTCCCAACTGTTTGCTCGAAAAGTGCGAACTTTCAACCTTGGACTGCACAGTCTTGAGACGGGTCCAGTAAGGGAATTTCTGTAGCTTGAGATGCTTCGCCCGGTCGAGCAGATACGGAAAATCGAAGTTGTTGATGTTGTATCCGATGATGACGTCCGGATCGACCTGCTCCACGAAGTCGCGCCACTTCATCAGCATCTCGCCTTCGCTTTGATATGAAAAGATCTCCGTCGAAACAATGGGGCTGACCGTGTCCAGACAGAACACGTTCCTGACAAATGGCTTCTGTTCACCGTATCTTGTAACGACATTTGCGATCTGGATGACAGGGTCGACGTTCGCCTCTGGAAAGATACCCTTGCGACCAGCACACTCGATATCGAAAGAGAGAACGCGGAGGGGTGCGAGCTTTGCCCATTCGCCTTCGGATGAGTGGGCAATGAGATCTTTGTAATGCACTTGTGCCTCGAACTGGCAATTGGAATGTCGCTCGCGGGGGTTGATCATCCTGTACTTTGATGCGGGGGCCTCAACCCAACACATTCCGGTGACCGATGTATCGATCATAAAACGCAGCACGTATGCAATATTATCGAATGTAAGGATTCCGTCCTCTCTGGCAGGCCAAAGCCGTTTGTAGTTGGCGTTGCCCTTTTGTACCATCATCCGCACACGGTTGATCATCTTGGGGTCACAGACGGTGATCTTGAGATAGGGGCTCTTCTGATTGCCCTGAAATCGCAGGATGTTCTCTCTCATGCACATCTGCACTGATGCTATGACAGCCGAGTGTTGGTTGAAGTTCTTTTGACATTCACCCTCGAGGAAGAGCTTGTAACCTTCGCAGTCTTCCTTGTGGAAGTCGATGGGAGCGGCAACGTAGAAGTAGTGCTGGAAGCCTGTAACGTGAAGGAGGACGGAATGGCCATTCTGTAATGTCCGAGTTAGCATGAAGTCATCTACATGTATACAGTTTGCGCACCTCTGTCACACCAAACAGTTTTACTGTGGCCCTTCCGCCATTCAGCACACCCTCTTCGGCGTCTATCTGCTGAAATGTGAGGTTATGTGTCATCTCACTAAAGTCTTCTGGTATCGCAGGCCGGTGCCATTCCTGGTCCTTCTCTTTGTTGCCCTTCTTCACTGACTCGACATCTTCTGCCATCCTCTCCAGCGTTTCCTCAAACTGGCTTGGTGCCGGCTGGCTCGAATTGAAAGAGCCATTTGCTGTCTTGATTGGCGCTCTGCTCCTCTCATTGGTATTTTCGAGTTTCAACTTCTTTGAGGAGCGGGGCGATAGTTGCACGTTGTTGCGCTTGCCAGACGTTTCGGAGAGGGTGCGCTTTGACGGCGCTTTTGAGTCTGTACCCGCCATTGTTGTAATATAGCAGCAGAATTAATACTACGCGGTTGTGATATGCCCACGGCGATGGATACAATGTTTGTTGTGTGGAGTAGATGTGGAAAGTGCCTGTGGGACAACGCGACCGCGTAGAAGGCGCGACGTGCATCCCTGCTAATTGATTCCGCCACGCTAGCTTCGCCTCCCGTCCCATTCCGCATTAGCTCCTACACTCCACCATGCCCCTCCTCATGTCTCCCTTGGGTCTCCCCATGCTCTCCATTCGCGCTAGAAAAACTGCTCGGCCAGCCGCGATACACGTATACTCATGTTTAGAATTAGTTTATCGTTACGTAAGTGACGACGCTCATCGCGCTGGCCTCACCTATCTTTCATAGTGAACTCAAAGCATCGTGGACATCAGTGCCTCGTCCACGTAATACTCTGTTCGGATGTCGTAGCTTTGGTCCGGCCCACTCCATGATGAAGTTCCGTCGGCCTTGGAACTTTTCCACAACCACATTATCAAGATGTACGCTCGGCCAGAACAAGGCGCCAAGCCTTCCGAGCAGGGCGGCCGCCAGGTGACGCCGTTATGCCATGTCTATAAAACCTACTAAACTCCTTCACTCTCTGCCAAACACTACTGCTCTATTTCCCACTTAAATTGACCTGACTCTCCAACATACTACCGAAAAAGCTTCGGCAAACAACGACTCTATCCCCACCATGGCTACTGAGAACGACCAAGTCATCGTTTCCCCTTTCGAGACTGAGAAAGATGTCGAACAAGGATATCACTGTATCTCTCAAGCATTCGGCGCTCAGGCAAAAGACGGACTTTGGATGATGACGAACCTTGGATGGGACACCCCAGAGGGAAAAGACATCCACACAAAACGTTTGCTGCAACGATGGCAATCTGTCAAGACGAACAAAGATGGAAAACCCAACACCGTTTTCCTCAAAGCAACCCTCCCTGATCCGAATAACCAGGGCGAGAGACGTGTCGTTGGAGTTGCCATCTGGCAGCAATTTTCCTTTGTCGACGGCTACGGCGATCCATTCGACAGCGATGTCTCCGAGCATCTTGGCCATTTCGGCGAGCAAGATGGGCGTTTCGTACAGCAAATGACTCATTCGCTATACAAGAGACGCATCGAGTACATGCGTGAAGTCGAAGCGTCCGGTCGCAACCCTCCTGCAATCTTCACTTTGGACCTGTGCACCGTAGACCCGGCATACCAACGCCGCGGTATCGCTGGTAAGCTAGTTGAAGCAGGTCTCGCCGAGGCAAAAGCACGAGGCGACCTGGAATGCACTACAGAGGGTAGTGCCATGGGAAGAGCACTATATAGGAGAATGGGGTTCAAAGACGAAGAGGGTAAGGGTGATATCCAGTTTGAAGTGGATGATGAGTTCAAGACGCGGAATATGCCGCCCAACGTCTTTCTGAGGACCCGTGCTTGATGAGGTTTCCATGTATAGCAGATTCGTTGCCCCGTTACCGCGGCTTCGCGCATATAGTATACAATACGACACACGAGTATGACATGTTTTGCTCGCGGGCATCTCCGTCGACCATGGCTCCATAGCTTGTTGCCGCTTGGGGAAGGTGGGATGTCTTGCTGCCGTGAAGTGGGGGCATTAGGAACGTCGAACAGCTACCCCGCCAAGTATTGGAATGTTATGAGACATGCAGCTACACCCAGCCCCTTTCTGAATTATCTACTTGAAACTTCGATATAGTTCCCGGGGCGTCTTCACAAACCTCTCCCACCACTCGCTTTCACCCTGAATACCTTCTCCATTCTACACAGAAGAAGTGACGTACCCCGCGTCCCCAACCACCCACCATGCCAATCGTAGACATCCACACACACATCTACCCTCCAAAATACGTATCCCTCCTCCAATCCCGCACAACAGTCCCCTACATCCGCACCTTCCCCGAAGCCCCCAACTCCCCACGCCTCATCATCCTCCCGGGCGAAGACGATGCCTCCATGCCCTCAACCTCGCGCGGCCGCCCCATCGGCCCCGAGTACCACGACATCACACAAAAAATCGCCTTCATGGACCTCCACAAAATCGACAAATCAGTAATCTCCCTCGCAAACCCGTGGCTGGATTTCCTGCCTGCGGAAGAGGCGGCGGCTGCGGCGAGGGAGATCAATGATGATGTGGATGGACAGTGTGCGAGATATCCGGGGAGATTGTACTTTTTCGGTACATTGCCGTTGTCGGGGACAACGGAGAAGATTGTCGCGGAGATTGAGAGGCTGGGTACGTTGAAGTACGCAAGAGGTGTTATCATGGGTACGTCGGGTTTAGGACAGGGGCTAGATGATGAGAAACTCGATGCGGTATATGCGGCGCTCGAGAAGAACAAACAGCTCATTTTCTTGCATCCGCATTACGGGCTGCCGGCGGAAGTTTACGGTCCCCGCGCCAGCGAGTACGGACACGTGCTACCGCTTGCATTGGGTTTCCCGCTCGAGACGACCATTGCGGTGACACGCATGCTGTTGAGTGGGGTATGGGATCGGTTCCGCGGGCTGGATGTTTTGCTTGCGCATTCCGGGGGTACGCTGCCGTTCTTGGCGGGTAGGATCGAGAGTTGTGTGCTGCATGATGGACATCTCAAGAAAGCGGGTAAGACTCAGAACAGGAGGGATGTATGGGATGTGCTCAAGACGAATATTTTCCTGGATGCGGTTATCTATAGTGAGGTGGGGTTGAAGGCGGCATTGGAGGCGTCTGGGTCGGATAGGTTGTTGTTTGGGACTGATCATCCGTTCTTCCCGCCGTTGGAGGAGGGAGTCGAGGAGTGGCATAGTGTTAATGCTAATTACAAGGCGATTTCTAAGACGTTTGGCACAGAGGATGGGAAAGCGAAGGAGGTTTTGGGAGGGAATGCGGTGAGAATATTGAGGTTGGAGTAGATGGGCTTGGAGATAGAGTAAAAGATTTGCATAGGGTTAATACTAAAGCTCTCTGGCCATACCATATATGTTGAGGGAAACAATAAGTGAAGTAAAGGTCAACGTCATGCTTATGTGTTACCAAAT
The sequence above is a segment of the Pyrenophora tritici-repentis strain M4 chromosome 3, whole genome shotgun sequence genome. Coding sequences within it:
- a CDS encoding Chb, N-acetyl-beta-hexosaminidase, which translates into the protein MWFLVLVLLIELVVALQPLPPVPASNTSSNGADISINTLSTKIYIDSAFADTRDANGLTLIPPSAYEFAETFRADISLLLGGNWKLERVDGLQSDGINLGSFRGDESQLAYENGVATEEGYEIEVTDGRIYIGGTGARGMFWGTRTLLQQLLIGNGSLAHGRTVDAPAYATRGFMLDAGRKWYSKDFLKELCSYASFFKMSEFHYHSSDNYPLNRGHNETWQDVFSHFSLYPEKNTELRGLVQRPNETLSRVDFEDFQRHCAQRGVTIVPEIEAPGHALAITKWKPELALAKKDLLNLSHPDAIPTVKAIWSEFLPWFQTKEVHIGADEYDSTLADDYIHFVNEMADFVNTTSQKRVRIWGTHEPSENLTISREVIVQHWQYGQSDPVELQNDGYDLINSEDWWAYMSLKNDHMPILPARYPQFYNVTRTVNFANVPSWQWEPSVYNPINTTEQLQPNAIGNKGAILAAWNDNGADATTQLEAYYAMREGIPVMAARAWAGARGEKIVEGELSDSTALLAPKAPGQNLDRRIPNAQNPSQTSPLVSWKRGSSGNSKQILEMGSYGPPYTLAMSVSSSFNLSGPDTSLSLSKLSTNTSGDITTLIFTTADGFPYPLRSVSSDDGHDPGHPGRIWTNQSTSSHEPVSVTLPAMLRIETDILNGSRVWIDEKFAGRFEVFVFGGRNTLFSWSQMALVAPLKEVDGGIDSLVLEAGVGLGTPRPVNGSYSGPLAGNNAGRSHGVGVGWFQILVGVAVMMWNFM
- a CDS encoding PolB, DNA polymerase elongation subunit (family B), which produces MAGTDSKAPSKRTLSETSGKRNNVQLSPRSSKKLKLENTNERSRAPIKTANGSFNSSQPAPSQFEETLERMAEDVESVKKGNKEKDQEWHRPAIPEDFSEMTHNLTFQQIDAEEGVLNGGRATVKLFGVTENGHSVLLHVTGFQHYFYVAAPIDFHKEDCEGYKLFLEGECQKNFNQHSAVIASVQMCMRENILRFQGNQKSPYLKITVCDPKMINRVRMMVQKGNANYKRLWPAREDGILTFDNIAYVLRFMIDTSVTGMCWVEAPASKYRMINPRERHSNCQFEAQVHYKDLIAHSSEGEWAKLAPLRVLSFDIECAGRKGIFPEANVDPVIQIANVVTRYGEQKPFVRNVFCLDTVSPIVSTEIFSYQSEGEMLMKWRDFVEQVDPDVIIGYNINNFDFPYLLDRAKHLKLQKFPYWTRLKTVQSKVESSHFSSKQLGNRDTKTTNTNGRLQLDLLQLIQRDHHLRSYTLNSVCAHFLKEQKEDVHHSMITELFNGDCNSRRRLAVYCLKDAYLPQRLLDKLMCLVNYTEMARVTGVPFNYILSRGQQIRFISQLFRKALDHQLIIPDLPNQGDSNDQYEGATVIEPKRGYYRDPVATLDFASLYPSIMQAHNLCYTTWLDKQTVEKLKMKKDEDYIVTPHGDMFCTAKTRKGLLTEILEEVLSARKKAKRELATETDPFKKAVLNGRQLALKVTANSVYGLTGATNGKLPCLAIASSTTSFGRQMIERTKAEVEAKYNIANGYTHDAEVIYGDTDSVMVKFGTSNLEEAMKLGEEAATYVTSKFLKPIKLEFEKVYFPYLLINKKRYAGLYWTNPHKWDKMDTKGIETVRRDNCRLVQTVIETSLRMLLIDQDPEGAQAFVKETIADLLQNKVDMSNLVITKALTKQEDKDGKGGYANKQAHVELAERMKKRDAGSAPALGDRVAYVMIRAATGAKNFEKSEDPLYVLENNLPIDTRYYLDNQLAKPLGRIFEPILGEKKAASLLTGDHTRSITVAAPTMGGLMKFAKKTSTCMGCKKPLVAAHEKDGAVCENCRPRIGELYTKTLSKVSELEVRFSRLWTQCQRCQGSVHCEVICASKDCPIFYMRMKARKDVQDAGKELVRFDKDAALW
- a CDS encoding putative GNAT family acetyltransferase codes for the protein MATENDQVIVSPFETEKDVEQGYHCISQAFGAQAKDGLWMMTNLGWDTPEGKDIHTKRLLQRWQSVKTNKDGKPNTVFLKATLPDPNNQGERRVVGVAIWQQFSFVDGYGDPFDSDVSEHLGHFGEQDGRFVQQMTHSLYKRRIEYMREVEASGRNPPAIFTLDLCTVDPAYQRRGIAGKLVEAGLAEAKARGDLECTTEGSAMGRALYRRMGFKDEEGKGDIQFEVDDEFKTRNMPPNVFLRTRA
- a CDS encoding metal-dependent hydrolase TIM-barrel protein, whose protein sequence is MPIVDIHTHIYPPKYVSLLQSRTTVPYIRTFPEAPNSPRLIILPGEDDASMPSTSRGRPIGPEYHDITQKIAFMDLHKIDKSVISLANPWLDFLPAEEAAAAAREINDDVDGQCARYPGRLYFFGTLPLSGTTEKIVAEIERLGTLKYARGVIMGTSGLGQGLDDEKLDAVYAALEKNKQLIFLHPHYGLPAEVYGPRASEYGHVLPLALGFPLETTIAVTRMLLSGVWDRFRGLDVLLAHSGGTLPFLAGRIESCVLHDGHLKKAGKTQNRRDVWDVLKTNIFLDAVIYSEVGLKAALEASGSDRLLFGTDHPFFPPLEEGVEEWHSVNANYKAISKTFGTEDGKAKEVLGGNAVRILRLE